The segment TGAAAGAACGAAAGAAGATGGGGATCAGATTCATATTGATGGTGAACAAGCAAGGGCAGACTCGTCTCGCCCAATACTACGAGTGGCTTACCCTCGAAGAGGGCCGTGCTCTCGAAGGCGAGATCGTCCGCAAGTGCTTAGCCCGCAACGAACAACAGGTTCTTCATTCATCCCTTCATCCTCTCTTTCCTTCATTCCATAAATTGCAGCTCCACGATGTATAGGAAAGATATCGCTTTTAATCTGATaactttttaattgatttatcTCATTAAATTCTCCGTAATTTACTTTCTGTTTTCTTTTTCCTCCCGTCTTTCATATCTTCTAAGTTGAAACAGAAGAAATATTATCTGCTCGCCATTTGAATTTCGTAATCTACGATTCCATAAATTCAAGTCCAGAATGCTAGCTGCTTGAGAATTACGCCCTATTCCAATTCGCTTTCAGTCATCATTTTGTTTTCTGAAACGAATTTAAAACATTAAAAGAACTCCGCGCTTTTCATATACCtaatttctttatttgtttttggTTAAATTGTGACAGTGTTCATTTGTTGAGCACCGGAACTACAAAATTGTATATAGGCGATACGCTTCGCTGTTTTTCTTAGTTGGAGTTGACAACGACGAAGTAAGTTCCATTCTACCTTTATAATTCTTAATGCTAATTTTTCTAGAACGCAATTGTTTTGTTGAGGGGAGGTCTCGCACCCTCAAAGAGTAGAGGTGTTGTGCCTAGGGTGTATATGCACAGTTATATCCCTGGATTTGTTTCCCACCTCCGAGGATAGTCCGTTGGGTTCACAAAGTTTACGGAGTGCCTCACCTGTCACCACCAAAGAAATGTGAGCATTTGACCTTGCTGTGGTTCGAACCGTGGCTTTATATTACATTAGTGGGCAAGAACACTATAACACTTGGCTTATAATTACACTACCCCACTTGGATTTTGTGGATTATAGTTCATGCACGATGTTTGAGTATGCATAAAACGTAGATGTTTGAACAATGAAGAATTTTGGTAACATAGTTTCTAACACCAGCAGTTACTTAAACTCAAGCTTAGATTTCCAATCTGCATATTGTTCCCAACTTGTATTTATTATCTACAGTCTCCCTTGTCTTTGATGTGGTAGAATGAGCTTGCAATTCTGGAATTTATACATCTCTTGGTAGAAACCATGGACCGCCATTTTGGCAACGTGGTACGCTTCTTCACCATGGATTGATTTTCTAACCTTTTCAAAGTTACTGGATTTATATATTTCTGTCTCTTTT is part of the Gossypium arboreum isolate Shixiya-1 chromosome 5, ASM2569848v2, whole genome shotgun sequence genome and harbors:
- the LOC108485512 gene encoding AP-4 complex subunit sigma-like — encoded protein: MGIRFILMVNKQGQTRLAQYYEWLTLEEGRALEGEIVRKCLARNEQQCSFVEHRNYKIVYRRYASLFFLVGVDNDENELAILEFIHLLVETMDRHFGNVCELDIMFHLEKAHFMLEEMVMNGCIVETSKANILTPVQLLEKTS